The following proteins come from a genomic window of Miscanthus floridulus cultivar M001 chromosome 2, ASM1932011v1, whole genome shotgun sequence:
- the LOC136536047 gene encoding uncharacterized protein translates to MAGGLSITLSVIPSLPSVHLPHHSPETSVPLTNHIGLRKKKTLQTSVPLTSHIGHRNLGEPAAAAAGRDRSHVRLPLPRAISSVPVPPHALLSIATSLFPLFRVGYPEASIAHDEPYPLRGTEPAPSSRPLIPIASSASSTGAAPGEATQNGLRGEGDALLRPFAHRPSPAPKPVRSPLTGPKVRRRPLRQRGSRQYGAIVRQLLTDLEEVKECSTSSSIRSANASIIQMLLGSSLCQLP, encoded by the exons ATGGCTGGTGGTTTGTCCATTACTCTGTCGG TCATCCCATCCCTGCCGTCCGTGCACCTGCCTCACCATTCTCCAGAAACTTCCGTGCCTCTCACGAACCACATCGGcctcagaaaaaaaaaaaccctaCAAACTTCCGTCCCTCTCACGAGCCACATCGGGCACAGGAACCTCGgcgagcccgccgccgccgccgcagggcgGGATCGCAGCCATGTCCGACTCCCTCTTCCCCGCGCCATCTCCTCGGTCCCTGTGCCGCCGCACGCTCTCCTCTCCATCGCCACCTCCCTCTTCCCTCTCTTCCGTGTCGGGTATCCAGAAGCTTCTATAGCCCACGACGAACCTTATCCTCTTCGCGGCACAGAACCAGCGCCCAGCTCCCGACCCCTAATCCCCATCGCCTCCTCCGCTTCCTCCACTGGCGCGGCCCCCGGCGAGGCAACACAAAACGGCCTCCGGGGCGAGGGCGACGCTCTCCTCCGTCCCTTTGCTCACCGCCCGTCGCCCGCCCCCAAGCCCGTCCGCAGTCCGCTCACAGGCCCCAAGGTCCGGCGACGCCCTCTTCGCCAGCGTGGATCACGTC AATACGGCGCCATCGTGCGGCAGCTGCTCACGGATCTGGAGGAGGTCAAGGAGTGTTCCACAAGCAGCTCGATCAGAT CAGCTAATGCTAGCATAATTCAGATGCTTCTAGGGAGTTCGTTGTGCCAATTGCCATAG